In a single window of the Candidatus Krumholzibacteriia bacterium genome:
- a CDS encoding class I SAM-dependent methyltransferase: MTTTPALTDPYAVPAVYDILHTPGTAGEVDLLERLAERFGAPGGKRRRWLEPACGTGRYLRVLAGRGRRAAGFDLDEGMLDYAHRSLRRRRTNRRVRLVRTDMTAFADHFEPASFDVAFVLVNSFRHLLRPSDVETHLGEMAAVLRPGGLYVVGISLSLYGEEDPSEDEWIGRRGSCTVRQLVQYLPPGRGTRRETVISHVEIERPRGIEVLDSTYALRSYDETQWRAALRGTDFERAASVDDRGRTLGDHPLDYQLEILRRT; this comes from the coding sequence ATGACCACGACTCCCGCGCTCACCGACCCCTACGCCGTACCGGCGGTCTACGACATCCTGCACACCCCGGGCACCGCCGGCGAAGTCGATCTACTGGAACGCCTGGCCGAGCGCTTTGGAGCCCCCGGAGGGAAGCGTCGCCGCTGGCTCGAACCGGCGTGCGGCACCGGACGCTACCTCCGGGTGCTCGCCGGCCGCGGTCGGCGGGCCGCGGGGTTCGACCTCGACGAGGGCATGCTGGACTACGCACACCGTTCGCTGCGCCGCCGCCGCACGAACCGCCGCGTACGGCTGGTGCGCACCGACATGACCGCCTTCGCCGATCACTTCGAACCCGCGTCCTTCGACGTGGCCTTCGTCCTCGTGAACAGCTTCCGTCACCTGCTGCGCCCATCCGACGTCGAGACGCACCTGGGCGAGATGGCGGCTGTCCTTCGACCGGGCGGTCTCTACGTGGTCGGGATCAGTCTGTCACTGTACGGCGAGGAGGATCCGAGCGAGGACGAATGGATCGGGCGTCGGGGATCGTGCACGGTGCGGCAGCTCGTCCAGTACCTCCCCCCCGGCCGTGGGACCCGCCGGGAGACGGTGATCAGCCACGTCGAGATCGAACGTCCCCGGGGGATCGAAGTGCTCGACTCGACCTACGCGCTGCGCAGCTACGACGAGACGCAGTGGCGCGCGGCACTCCGGGGAACCGACTTCGAACGCGCCGCGTCGGTCGACGACCGCGGCCGCACGCTCGGTGACCACCCGCTGGACTATCAGCTCGAGATCCTGCGGCGAACCTGA
- a CDS encoding tRNA pseudouridine(13) synthase TruD translates to MNRLDFDPALRAAMTDPPIATSDLPGMGGAVRQRPEDFVVDEIPAYEADGREERHLLVRIEKRGLPSHEAVALLCEHTGVDRGEAGMAGRKDADAVTRQWISLPWAARESISTLRDPRVRVLDVHPHGQKLRTGHLKANRFSVVVRDLEVDAAPERCHAKLDRLRAGGGLENLYGPQRFGLDGTNLERGFGAIAAPRLDRRFTFVASAAQSGVFNLYVFRRREGGGLRRVLPGDVLRKTESGGMFTTEDPGGDQQRLDAGDLQLTGPMPGAKTRRPPEGTPSAAFEDAILAEVGLDYADLERHGKRLPGSRRSCTVPIDQLGLEISEEPAVAELREGIRLEFTLPAGSFATQLLRELQNGPEDIV, encoded by the coding sequence GTGAATCGCCTCGACTTCGATCCGGCGCTGCGCGCCGCCATGACCGATCCCCCGATCGCGACGAGTGATCTGCCCGGCATGGGTGGGGCCGTACGTCAACGGCCCGAGGACTTCGTGGTCGACGAGATCCCGGCCTACGAAGCCGACGGCCGGGAGGAACGCCACCTGCTGGTCCGTATCGAGAAGCGGGGTCTGCCCTCGCACGAGGCCGTGGCCCTGCTGTGCGAGCACACGGGTGTCGATCGGGGCGAAGCCGGAATGGCCGGTCGCAAGGATGCCGACGCGGTCACGCGCCAGTGGATCAGTCTGCCGTGGGCGGCGCGGGAGTCCATCTCGACTCTCCGGGATCCGCGCGTACGCGTGCTGGACGTGCACCCCCACGGTCAGAAGCTGCGAACCGGTCACCTGAAGGCGAACCGCTTCTCGGTGGTGGTGCGTGACCTGGAAGTCGACGCGGCGCCGGAACGGTGCCACGCGAAGCTCGACCGTCTTCGCGCTGGCGGAGGCCTGGAGAACCTGTACGGACCGCAGCGTTTCGGCCTGGACGGCACCAATCTCGAGCGCGGATTCGGGGCGATCGCCGCGCCCCGCCTCGACCGTCGGTTCACCTTCGTGGCCAGCGCCGCGCAGTCGGGGGTGTTCAATCTCTACGTCTTCCGCCGTCGGGAAGGCGGCGGTCTGCGCCGCGTGCTTCCCGGCGACGTCCTGCGCAAGACCGAATCGGGTGGGATGTTCACCACCGAGGATCCGGGGGGCGACCAGCAGCGGCTCGACGCCGGGGATCTGCAGCTGACCGGCCCCATGCCGGGTGCCAAGACGCGCCGTCCCCCCGAGGGCACGCCGTCGGCCGCCTTCGAGGACGCGATCCTGGCCGAGGTCGGGCTGGACTACGCAGATCTCGAACGTCACGGAAAGCGGCTGCCGGGAAGCCGCCGTTCGTGCACCGTACCGATCGATCAGCTCGGGCTCGAGATCTCCGAGGAGCCGGCGGTGGCCGAACTCCGCGAGGGAATCCGTCTCGAGTTCACGCTGCCGGCGGGCAGCTTCGCCACCCAACTCCTGCGCGAGCTGCAGAACGGACCGGAGGACATCGTATGA
- the yhbY gene encoding ribosome assembly RNA-binding protein YhbY translates to MSLDLAGYQRRALRAAAHDLQPVAHVGKDGLSETFLRSVDEALAAHELIKVRFVDHKDERKEMAARLAERLDAAVAGVVGHVAILYRPHAEPEKRRVELPRREG, encoded by the coding sequence ATGAGCCTCGACCTGGCCGGCTATCAACGCCGCGCGCTGCGCGCGGCCGCCCACGACCTGCAGCCCGTGGCCCACGTCGGGAAGGACGGCCTGAGTGAGACGTTCCTGCGTTCCGTGGACGAAGCCCTCGCCGCGCACGAGCTGATCAAGGTCCGATTCGTCGACCACAAGGACGAGCGCAAGGAAATGGCCGCTCGTCTGGCCGAACGACTCGACGCGGCCGTGGCGGGGGTGGTCGGGCACGTGGCGATCCTCTACCGCCCCCACGCCGAGCCCGAGAAACGCCGCGTGGAACTCCCGCGGCGCGAGGGCTGA
- the sixA gene encoding phosphohistidine phosphatase SixA, producing the protein MRIVVMRHGIAIDRDHPDCPPDADRPLTDEGRQRTLRAVRGLKRLNVRPDRVISSPWLRAIETAEICADVLGLDPEDLGRRDELLPGTDPRMLVDHLRGLDTECSVVVGHAPHVDRLIGSLLGVDDRTMSSLKKSGAASIVLPTASSDAWLEWLATPKMLRRLGRT; encoded by the coding sequence ATGCGTATCGTCGTGATGCGGCACGGAATCGCGATCGACCGCGATCACCCCGACTGTCCGCCCGATGCCGACCGTCCGCTGACCGACGAGGGCCGGCAGCGCACCCTGCGCGCGGTTCGTGGTCTGAAACGGCTGAACGTGCGCCCGGATCGCGTGATCAGCAGCCCCTGGTTGCGGGCGATCGAAACGGCGGAGATCTGCGCCGACGTGCTGGGACTCGATCCCGAGGACCTCGGTCGGCGCGACGAGCTCCTGCCCGGCACGGATCCGCGCATGCTCGTCGACCATCTCCGGGGCCTCGACACCGAGTGCTCCGTGGTGGTCGGACACGCCCCCCACGTCGACCGGCTCATCGGCAGCCTGCTGGGCGTCGACGACCGGACCATGTCGTCGTTGAAGAAATCGGGCGCGGCGAGCATCGTGCTCCCGACGGCGAGCTCCGACGCATGGTTGGAGTGGCTCGCCACCCCGAAGATGCTGCGCCGACTCGGCCGGACCTGA
- the ppx gene encoding exopolyphosphatase, producing MHATYHSSGSPRDHVAAVDLGSNSFHLVIARQGEHDLRILDRRREPVRLAEGLGPGGEIRPEVQERAIACLERFGERLQGIPRHRVRAVGTNTLRLAKRSPTFRDAAREALGHTIEVISGVEEARLIYLGVAHTIPAHRERRLVIDIGGGSTELIRGRGFEVELGASLFMGCVNYSRRFFGDGRIERESFREAQTAAQLEVRAIEEQMREGGWDRCIGASGTVLAISEILRQSGWTHGEITQAGMKKLRKALVSAGHVEAIDLPGLKADRRPVIAGGLSILLAIFKRLKVERMDPSPGALREGVLYDLLGRIQHEDVRDRTIRRMVEQYRVDLAQSNRVLTTAQHLLGQAEPCGLLDGESARRTLNWAAQLHEIGLAVAHTGYHKHGAYLLAESDMPGFSRDDQQVLSAIVRGHRRKLREEYFTAVADDSRTATVFLCLLLRLAVLLNRSRRPGPEPSLEIDTKTRGIDLRFGDGWLHEHPLTIADLDTEARQWKSVGWNLTFGHDEADSPR from the coding sequence GTGCACGCCACCTACCACTCCTCCGGATCCCCTCGTGACCACGTCGCCGCGGTCGATCTGGGCTCGAACAGCTTCCATCTCGTGATCGCGCGGCAGGGCGAGCACGACCTGCGGATCCTCGACCGCCGGCGCGAGCCCGTGCGGTTGGCCGAGGGGCTCGGTCCCGGGGGCGAGATCCGGCCCGAGGTCCAGGAGCGTGCGATCGCCTGCCTCGAGCGCTTCGGCGAACGCCTGCAGGGCATTCCCCGCCATCGTGTCCGCGCCGTCGGAACCAACACCCTCCGCCTGGCCAAACGGTCGCCCACCTTCCGCGACGCGGCCCGCGAGGCCCTGGGCCACACGATCGAGGTGATCAGCGGAGTCGAGGAAGCGCGCCTGATCTACCTGGGCGTGGCCCACACGATCCCCGCGCACCGTGAGCGACGTCTGGTCATCGACATCGGAGGGGGCTCCACCGAACTCATCCGCGGTCGTGGCTTCGAGGTCGAGCTCGGCGCGAGCCTCTTCATGGGGTGCGTGAACTACTCCCGCCGCTTCTTCGGTGACGGCAGGATCGAGCGGGAATCGTTCCGCGAGGCGCAGACCGCGGCCCAGCTCGAGGTGCGTGCGATCGAGGAACAGATGCGCGAGGGAGGGTGGGATCGCTGTATCGGCGCTTCGGGAACGGTCCTGGCGATCTCCGAGATCCTCCGTCAGTCGGGATGGACCCACGGCGAGATCACGCAGGCGGGCATGAAGAAGCTGCGCAAGGCGTTGGTGAGCGCCGGGCACGTCGAAGCGATCGACCTGCCGGGACTCAAGGCGGACCGTCGGCCGGTGATCGCCGGTGGCCTGTCGATCCTGCTGGCGATCTTCAAGCGCCTGAAGGTCGAACGCATGGACCCCAGTCCGGGCGCTCTGCGTGAAGGTGTGCTGTACGACCTGCTCGGCCGGATCCAGCACGAGGACGTGCGCGACCGTACGATCCGTCGCATGGTCGAGCAGTACCGCGTGGATCTCGCCCAGAGCAATCGGGTGCTCACCACCGCGCAGCACCTGCTGGGCCAGGCCGAACCCTGCGGGCTGCTGGACGGCGAGTCGGCGCGCCGCACACTGAACTGGGCCGCGCAGCTGCACGAGATCGGCCTGGCCGTGGCGCACACCGGCTACCACAAGCACGGGGCCTATCTCCTGGCCGAGTCCGACATGCCGGGCTTCAGCCGGGACGACCAGCAGGTGCTGTCGGCCATCGTGCGGGGGCACCGGCGCAAACTGCGCGAGGAGTACTTCACCGCCGTGGCCGACGACAGCCGCACCGCCACGGTGTTCCTGTGTCTCCTGCTCCGCCTGGCCGTGTTGCTCAACCGCAGTCGGCGACCCGGCCCGGAACCCTCGCTGGAGATCGACACGAAGACCCGCGGCATCGATCTGCGCTTCGGGGACGGTTGGCTCCACGAGCACCCCTTGACCATCGCCGACCTCGATACGGAGGCACGCCAGTGGAAGTCCGTGGGCTGGAACCTGACCTTCGGCCACGACGAGGCGGATTCGCCGCGATGA
- a CDS encoding lysine 2,3-aminomutase, which produces MATETSLSPRTFRAFSTAQLDQIEGLERLDADTRLDIEAVSQVLPFRVNNYVVEELIDWERVPHDPVFQLTFPQEGMLKGRDLRVMRDLLHRGADKATLKTAARAIQHRMNPHPAGQLQLNVPRLDDEPVPGVQHKYRETVLFFPSAGQTCHAYCTYCFRWAQFVGLEDMKFASRDVDVLVEYLKRHPEVTDVLFTGGDPLIMKTPMIRKYVEPLLEIESLRTIRFGTKATAYWPHRFVTDKDADDLLRLFEEVVDSGRHLALMSHYSHPVELEPPIAQEAVRRIIGTGAVVRCQAPLIRHVNDDADAWADMWKKQVALGAVPYYMFVERDTGPRNYFEVPLARALQIFQRAYQNVSGLARTVRGPSMSATPGKVLVDGTADVAGQDVFVLKFLQGRDPRWIERIFFAEYDPRATWLDELQPAFGEERFFFEEKVLGMQRELVDEELQRASGATDEGSRSL; this is translated from the coding sequence ATGGCGACCGAAACCAGTCTGTCCCCACGTACGTTCCGCGCGTTCAGTACGGCTCAGCTCGACCAGATCGAAGGCCTCGAGCGACTCGATGCCGACACCCGGCTCGACATCGAAGCCGTTTCGCAGGTTCTTCCCTTCCGCGTGAACAACTACGTGGTCGAGGAACTGATCGACTGGGAACGTGTTCCGCACGACCCCGTGTTCCAGCTGACCTTCCCGCAGGAGGGTATGCTGAAGGGGCGCGACCTGCGTGTCATGCGTGACCTCCTGCACCGTGGAGCCGACAAGGCCACACTGAAGACGGCGGCTCGCGCGATCCAGCACCGCATGAATCCGCATCCGGCCGGACAGTTGCAGTTGAACGTGCCGCGTCTCGACGACGAGCCCGTTCCGGGTGTGCAGCACAAGTACCGCGAGACGGTCCTGTTCTTTCCCAGCGCGGGGCAGACCTGTCACGCCTACTGCACGTACTGCTTCCGGTGGGCCCAGTTCGTCGGACTCGAGGACATGAAGTTCGCGTCCCGCGACGTCGACGTGCTCGTGGAGTACCTGAAGCGGCACCCCGAAGTGACGGACGTGCTCTTCACCGGCGGTGATCCTCTGATCATGAAGACGCCGATGATCCGGAAGTACGTGGAGCCGTTGCTCGAGATCGAGTCGTTGCGCACGATCCGTTTCGGGACGAAGGCCACCGCGTACTGGCCCCATCGCTTCGTCACCGACAAGGACGCCGACGACCTGCTGCGTCTGTTCGAGGAAGTGGTCGACAGCGGTCGCCACCTGGCCCTCATGTCGCACTACTCGCATCCGGTCGAGCTCGAGCCGCCGATCGCACAGGAGGCCGTGCGACGGATCATCGGGACCGGCGCCGTCGTTCGATGCCAGGCACCCCTGATCCGTCACGTGAACGACGACGCCGATGCCTGGGCCGATATGTGGAAGAAGCAGGTCGCTCTGGGGGCGGTTCCCTACTACATGTTCGTGGAGCGCGACACCGGACCGCGCAACTACTTCGAGGTGCCGCTGGCGCGGGCGCTGCAGATCTTCCAGCGTGCCTACCAGAACGTGTCGGGCCTCGCGCGGACGGTGCGCGGCCCCAGCATGTCGGCTACGCCGGGCAAGGTGCTCGTCGACGGGACGGCCGACGTCGCCGGTCAGGACGTCTTCGTGCTCAAGTTCCTCCAGGGCCGCGATCCGCGTTGGATCGAGCGGATCTTCTTCGCGGAATACGATCCGCGCGCGACCTGGCTCGACGAGCTGCAACCAGCCTTCGGCGAAGAGCGTTTCTTCTTCGAGGAGAAGGTCCTGGGGATGCAGCGCGAGCTCGTCGACGAAGAACTGCAACGCGCCTCTGGCGCCACCGACGAGGGTTCGCGTAGCCTGTAG
- the carB gene encoding carbamoyl-phosphate synthase large subunit: MPARRDLKSIMVLGSGPIVIGQACEFDYSGTQALKALRAEGYRTILLNSNPATIMTDPALADRTYVEPLTVETLDAILTREKPDAILSTVGGQTGLNLAVEADEHGVLERHGVELLGAGARSVQLAEDRELFKETMAGIGQRTPRSRLVRTLEQGHAALEELGFPTILRASFTLGGAGSGIAHTPEEYESLLREGLSLSPVTSVLVEESVLGWKEYELEVIRDHAGNGIIVCSIENVDAMGVHTGDSITVAPAQTLTDREFQHLRDDALAVLDAVGVTTGGSNVQFAVHPVTGDRVVIEMNPRVSRSSALASKATGYPIAKIATLLAVGYTLDELPNEITGTSSACFEPSIDYTVVKIPRWSFEKFPGTSDTLGTTMRSVGEVMAMGRTFREALQKAMRALELDLDGWVPRKDARKVDTQTLLEHLERPTPDRMHQLHTALRRGVEPSELHRVTGIDTWFLDNLAELSRVEGWLRSVSLDELTHDVLLRAKQEGFSDARIARLLQSDTDDPVIADDIRALRAEMAVQPVFRRVDTCAAEFASETPYLYSTWEDGPCEARPTDRRKVIVLGSGPNRIGQGIEFDACCCHAVDALRAEGVEAIMVNCNPETVSTDYDTADRLYFEPLRFEEVMHIVELEKPEGVILTLGGQTPLKLAHRLQHNGVPLLGTPVEAIDRAEDRDRFGELCTKLGVMTPDHGSARSIEEARRFAADIGYPVMVRPSYVLGGRGMRAVDDEAGMLQYFEEAARVEPEHPVLIDRFLEDAVEFDVDAVCDGRRVVIGGIMQHIEEAGVHSGDSFAVLPPYRCTPLDLDTMRDTAESLALELGVVGLINVQFAIHRGQLYVLEVNPRASRTVPFLEKATGVPLAEIATRCMIGQSLDDQGIGEAPPLTEVFVKGPVFPFRRFPDSDRLLGPEMKSTGEVMGIGSTFGEAFAKAEQASGIPLPSGGRAFLSVNDRDKQPLLPIARDLVRQGFSLLATEGTQRFLTDHGLEAEWIAKVGEAQPDIADAIHDGRVQLVINTTLGARSRFDEVAIRRSATLSDVPCITTLSGARAAVDGIRWMRSTEPGLSALQDLHGRATDPGTGS; this comes from the coding sequence ATGCCGGCTCGCCGCGACCTGAAGTCGATCATGGTGCTCGGCTCCGGCCCGATCGTCATCGGACAGGCCTGCGAATTCGACTACTCGGGGACCCAGGCGCTCAAGGCACTACGCGCCGAGGGCTACCGCACCATCCTGCTGAACAGCAATCCGGCCACGATCATGACCGACCCCGCGCTGGCCGATCGCACCTACGTCGAGCCCCTCACCGTCGAGACCCTCGACGCGATCCTCACCCGCGAGAAGCCCGACGCGATCCTGTCGACGGTCGGCGGACAGACGGGACTGAATCTCGCCGTCGAGGCCGACGAACACGGCGTTCTCGAGCGCCACGGCGTCGAGTTGCTCGGTGCTGGTGCACGCAGCGTGCAACTGGCCGAAGACCGCGAGCTGTTCAAGGAGACCATGGCCGGCATCGGCCAACGCACGCCACGCAGCCGCCTGGTACGCACGTTGGAGCAGGGTCACGCGGCGCTCGAGGAACTGGGCTTCCCCACCATCCTGCGGGCCAGCTTCACGCTCGGTGGCGCCGGGTCGGGGATCGCCCACACTCCCGAGGAGTACGAGTCCCTGCTGCGCGAAGGCCTGTCCCTCTCGCCGGTGACCAGCGTGCTCGTCGAGGAGAGCGTCCTCGGCTGGAAGGAGTACGAACTCGAGGTGATCCGCGATCACGCGGGCAACGGAATCATCGTCTGCTCGATCGAGAACGTCGACGCCATGGGCGTGCACACCGGCGACTCGATCACGGTCGCACCGGCGCAGACGCTGACCGACCGCGAGTTCCAGCACCTGCGCGACGACGCGCTGGCCGTGCTCGACGCGGTCGGTGTCACCACGGGCGGATCGAACGTGCAATTCGCCGTTCATCCGGTGACCGGCGACCGCGTGGTGATCGAGATGAACCCACGCGTGTCGCGCAGCAGCGCGCTGGCGAGCAAGGCCACGGGCTACCCGATCGCGAAGATCGCCACCCTGCTCGCGGTCGGGTACACGCTCGACGAACTCCCCAACGAGATCACCGGCACCTCGAGCGCCTGTTTCGAACCGAGTATCGACTACACGGTGGTGAAGATCCCGCGCTGGAGCTTCGAGAAGTTCCCGGGGACGAGCGACACGCTGGGCACCACCATGCGCTCGGTGGGCGAGGTCATGGCCATGGGCCGGACCTTCCGCGAAGCCCTGCAGAAGGCCATGCGCGCGCTCGAACTCGATCTCGACGGCTGGGTCCCGCGCAAGGACGCCCGAAAGGTCGACACGCAGACCCTGCTCGAACACCTGGAGCGACCCACGCCCGATCGCATGCATCAGCTGCACACCGCTCTGCGCCGCGGCGTCGAGCCGAGCGAACTGCACCGCGTGACCGGTATCGACACCTGGTTCCTCGACAACCTCGCCGAGCTCAGCCGGGTCGAGGGTTGGCTGCGCAGCGTGAGCCTCGACGAGCTGACCCACGACGTCCTCCTGCGCGCGAAGCAGGAGGGCTTCTCCGACGCGCGCATCGCGCGCTTGTTGCAGAGCGACACCGATGACCCCGTGATCGCCGACGACATCCGCGCCCTGCGGGCGGAGATGGCCGTGCAGCCGGTGTTCCGCCGGGTCGACACCTGCGCGGCCGAATTCGCGTCGGAAACGCCGTACCTGTACTCGACCTGGGAAGACGGCCCCTGCGAGGCGCGCCCCACCGACCGCCGCAAGGTCATCGTCCTGGGGTCGGGCCCCAATCGGATCGGCCAGGGCATCGAGTTCGACGCCTGCTGCTGTCATGCCGTCGACGCGCTGCGGGCCGAGGGCGTCGAGGCGATCATGGTCAACTGCAACCCCGAGACCGTGAGCACCGACTACGACACCGCCGACCGCCTGTACTTCGAGCCGCTGCGCTTCGAAGAGGTCATGCACATCGTCGAGCTCGAGAAACCCGAGGGCGTGATCCTCACGCTCGGTGGCCAGACCCCGCTGAAGCTCGCCCACCGCCTGCAACACAACGGCGTACCGCTGCTCGGCACCCCCGTCGAAGCGATCGACCGCGCCGAGGACCGCGACCGCTTCGGCGAGCTGTGCACGAAGCTCGGCGTGATGACCCCGGACCACGGCTCGGCCCGCAGCATCGAGGAGGCCCGTCGCTTCGCGGCCGACATCGGCTATCCGGTGATGGTCCGCCCCAGCTACGTGCTCGGCGGCCGCGGCATGCGCGCCGTCGACGACGAGGCCGGCATGCTGCAGTACTTCGAGGAAGCCGCCCGCGTCGAGCCCGAGCACCCGGTGCTGATCGACCGCTTCCTCGAGGACGCCGTGGAGTTCGACGTCGACGCCGTGTGCGACGGCCGGCGCGTGGTGATCGGTGGCATCATGCAACACATCGAGGAGGCGGGCGTGCACTCGGGCGACAGCTTCGCGGTGCTGCCTCCCTACCGTTGCACCCCCCTCGACCTCGACACCATGCGCGACACCGCAGAGAGCCTGGCCCTCGAGCTCGGCGTGGTCGGGCTGATCAACGTGCAGTTCGCGATCCACCGCGGGCAGCTGTACGTGCTCGAGGTGAACCCGCGCGCCTCGCGGACCGTCCCCTTCCTGGAGAAGGCCACCGGCGTTCCTCTCGCGGAGATCGCCACGCGCTGCATGATCGGCCAGTCGCTCGACGACCAGGGCATCGGCGAGGCGCCACCGCTGACGGAGGTCTTCGTGAAGGGCCCTGTGTTCCCTTTCCGGCGCTTCCCGGACAGCGACCGTCTGCTCGGACCCGAGATGAAGAGCACCGGCGAGGTCATGGGGATCGGCAGCACCTTCGGCGAGGCTTTCGCCAAGGCGGAGCAGGCCTCGGGCATCCCGCTGCCCAGCGGCGGTCGCGCCTTCCTCAGCGTGAACGATCGCGACAAGCAGCCCCTGCTGCCGATCGCTCGCGATCTCGTGCGGCAGGGCTTCTCGCTGCTGGCCACCGAGGGCACGCAGCGTTTCCTGACCGATCACGGTCTCGAGGCCGAATGGATCGCGAAGGTGGGCGAGGCCCAGCCCGACATCGCCGACGCGATCCACGACGGCCGAGTCCAGCTGGTGATCAACACCACGCTGGGCGCGCGCAGCCGCTTCGACGAGGTGGCGATCCGGCGGTCCGCGACACTGTCCGACGTCCCGTGCATCACCACCCTCTCGGGTGCGCGAGCGGCCGTCGACGGGATCCGCTGGATGCGTTCGACCGAACCCGGGCTGAGCGCGCTGCAGGATCTTCACGGGAGGGCGACGGACCCCGGGACCGGTTCGTGA
- a CDS encoding GAF domain-containing protein: protein MQRFATTRERYQEIERRLDALLEGEPDPVANAANTSAVIYGSVPDLNWVGFYFARGAELVLGPFQGRVACVRIPVGRGVCGTAVAERRSIVVDNVHRFEGHIACDAASNAELVVPLLHDGVCLGVLDLDSPHLDRFDDDDREGIERLAAVWMKHTRLADLDRPTS, encoded by the coding sequence TTGCAGCGGTTCGCCACGACTCGAGAGCGCTACCAGGAGATCGAACGGCGGCTCGATGCCCTGCTGGAGGGCGAGCCCGATCCGGTGGCCAACGCGGCCAACACCTCGGCCGTGATCTACGGCAGTGTGCCCGACCTCAACTGGGTCGGCTTCTACTTCGCCCGTGGCGCCGAGCTGGTGCTCGGACCCTTCCAGGGCCGGGTCGCCTGCGTGCGCATCCCCGTGGGCCGGGGAGTCTGCGGAACGGCCGTGGCCGAGAGGCGCTCGATCGTGGTCGACAACGTGCACCGCTTCGAGGGTCACATCGCCTGCGACGCGGCGTCGAACGCCGAGCTGGTCGTGCCCCTGCTCCACGACGGGGTCTGCCTCGGCGTGCTCGATCTCGACAGCCCCCATCTGGACCGCTTCGACGACGACGACCGCGAGGGGATCGAACGCCTCGCCGCCGTCTGGATGAAGCACACCCGTCTCGCCGACCTGGATCGACCGACCTCGTGA
- the dcd gene encoding dCTP deaminase: MVLSDRDVRAAIDAGRIGIEPYEPDHVQPSSVDLRVDREFLVFHNARRTFIDPREPMDDLTESIVIGAGERFILHPGEFALGSTLERIRLSDDLVARLEGKSSLGRLGLLIHSTAGFIDPGFEGHVTLELSNVANLPIAIDPGMLIGQISFQHLSSPAENPYGSRALRSKYQGQRGPTPSAYHRNRRSGVVKDD, translated from the coding sequence ATGGTCCTGTCCGATCGTGACGTCCGCGCGGCGATCGACGCCGGACGCATCGGGATCGAACCCTACGAACCCGACCACGTGCAACCCAGCAGCGTGGACCTGCGCGTGGACCGCGAGTTCCTGGTCTTCCACAACGCGCGTCGGACCTTCATCGATCCGCGCGAACCCATGGACGATCTCACCGAGAGCATCGTCATCGGGGCGGGGGAACGATTCATCCTGCATCCCGGAGAGTTTGCGCTGGGGAGTACGTTGGAACGGATCCGGCTCTCCGACGATCTGGTCGCACGGTTGGAGGGCAAGAGCTCGTTGGGACGCCTGGGGCTGCTGATCCACTCCACGGCGGGCTTCATCGATCCCGGCTTCGAGGGACACGTGACGCTCGAGCTGAGCAACGTGGCGAATCTGCCCATCGCGATCGACCCGGGCATGCTGATCGGACAGATCAGTTTCCAACATCTCTCGTCGCCGGCGGAGAACCCCTACGGGAGCCGCGCGCTGCGCAGCAAGTACCAGGGACAACGTGGACCGACGCCGTCCGCCTACCACCGCAACCGGCGATCCGGGGTTGTCAAGGACGATTGA